A window of Cohnella herbarum contains these coding sequences:
- the ftsY gene encoding signal recognition particle-docking protein FtsY has product MSFFKRLKESIASKTEAVTSKFRDGLAKTRDAFVGKVAELFTRRKKIDEEFFEELEEILIGADVGVNTVMGLIDELRDEVKKRKIEQPSELQPILSEKLIAMLQGSEEEVGIKENPNGITVILFVGVNGVGKTTTIGKLAWRYKQQGKKVLLAAGDTFRAGAIEQLEVWGGRVGVDVIKQQSGSDPAAVMFDAVQAAKRQNVDVLICDTAGRLQNKSNLMEELAKIHRVIQREIPGAPHETLLVLDATTGQNALQQAKLFGEKSGVTGLVLTKLDGTAKGGIVIAIRNELSLPVKFVGLGEKMDDLQQFDADQFVHALFADLAVNEDAEGEPSSN; this is encoded by the coding sequence ATGAGTTTTTTCAAGAGGCTTAAAGAAAGCATCGCGTCGAAAACCGAAGCGGTAACGAGTAAGTTTCGCGACGGGTTGGCGAAAACTCGCGATGCTTTCGTCGGCAAAGTGGCTGAACTGTTCACGCGCCGCAAGAAAATAGACGAAGAGTTTTTCGAAGAGCTGGAGGAAATCCTGATCGGAGCCGACGTCGGCGTGAATACGGTCATGGGATTGATCGACGAGCTTCGCGATGAAGTGAAAAAACGCAAGATCGAGCAGCCGTCGGAGCTTCAGCCGATTTTGTCCGAGAAGCTTATCGCAATGCTGCAAGGCTCGGAGGAAGAAGTCGGGATCAAGGAAAATCCGAACGGGATAACGGTTATCTTGTTCGTCGGAGTCAACGGCGTCGGCAAAACGACGACGATCGGAAAGCTCGCTTGGCGATATAAGCAGCAAGGCAAGAAGGTGCTTTTGGCTGCGGGAGACACGTTCCGCGCGGGCGCGATCGAGCAACTGGAAGTGTGGGGCGGCAGAGTTGGCGTAGACGTTATCAAACAACAGTCGGGCTCCGATCCGGCGGCGGTTATGTTCGATGCGGTTCAAGCGGCGAAAAGGCAAAATGTCGACGTGCTCATCTGCGACACGGCCGGCCGTCTCCAGAACAAATCCAATTTGATGGAAGAGTTGGCGAAGATTCATCGCGTCATTCAGCGCGAAATTCCCGGAGCTCCCCATGAGACGTTGCTTGTGCTTGACGCAACGACGGGACAGAACGCGCTTCAGCAGGCGAAGCTATTCGGAGAGAAAAGCGGAGTCACAGGGTTAGTATTGACTAAGCTAGACGGCACTGCAAAAGGCGGAATCGTCATCGCAATCCGAAACGAGCTGTCGCTGCCGGTCAAGTTCGTCGGACTTGGCGAAAAAATGGACGATTTGCAACAGTTCGACGCGGACCAATTCGTGCATGCCTTGTTCGCGGATTTGGCGGTTAACGAGGATGCCGAAGGGGAACCTTCGAGTAATTGA
- a CDS encoding PucR family transcriptional regulator, whose product MYLTVEQALSVYPLSEGKLIAGHSGINRIVKSVNVMDAPDITDWIKEGEMLLSTAYLLKDDPEDAMRLMRRLNDCGSVGLGIKLGRFWNCVPDALIEQANDLGFPLIELPYAFTFSDQMNGLFQAEMKRNTGILQDVLNKQIRLMRFALQSEPIHRLFAAVTDIIGDPVAVIGSRGQLVYNSSDLSEDALLTGQQPTIKYPKWIKRSDWQAYQVPLMKQELWTGYALFFSTRLFLSPIEESLYLQAAELLSYHLNFNYEDYFEHSVQKDFGIVIKRHLKHGLPIESVIEYEQRWEIDLFKQPYRCVLTDFPLTLQSEVRAEKLECLKKEYLSHARLQELKGIHFVVDEGVVSLFPERTEDGGESLISALDSCFSGKADRAEVPTVSISSRKKKLEQLFEAFDECRETHRLAKDWGMNDKLLKFETLDMAFIFESVPKEKMKTYCARWLGGLLGRDPEYVQEMLRTLETYLDNDGQLNETAKRLFIHRNTATYRIEKLGELLDVDFKSIDDLLRLKLAFLFRRLLNRENSASERIR is encoded by the coding sequence ATGTATTTGACAGTTGAGCAGGCTTTGTCGGTATATCCTCTTTCGGAAGGGAAGCTTATAGCAGGGCATTCGGGTATCAATCGAATCGTAAAATCCGTAAACGTCATGGATGCGCCCGATATTACGGATTGGATCAAAGAAGGCGAAATGCTGCTATCTACGGCGTATCTTCTCAAAGACGATCCGGAGGATGCGATGCGTCTAATGCGCAGGCTTAACGACTGCGGATCCGTCGGACTTGGCATTAAGCTGGGCAGATTCTGGAACTGCGTGCCGGATGCGTTGATCGAGCAGGCGAACGACCTGGGTTTTCCGCTTATCGAGCTGCCTTACGCGTTTACGTTCTCGGACCAGATGAATGGGCTTTTTCAAGCCGAAATGAAACGAAACACGGGCATATTGCAAGATGTATTAAACAAACAAATCCGCTTAATGAGGTTTGCGCTTCAATCCGAGCCGATTCACCGGCTGTTCGCGGCTGTGACCGATATTATCGGAGACCCGGTTGCCGTTATCGGTTCCAGAGGCCAATTGGTCTATAACTCGTCGGACTTGTCCGAAGATGCGCTGTTAACAGGTCAGCAACCGACGATCAAGTACCCTAAATGGATTAAACGCAGCGACTGGCAAGCTTATCAGGTCCCTCTGATGAAACAGGAACTGTGGACGGGTTATGCGTTGTTTTTCAGTACCCGCTTGTTCCTGTCGCCGATAGAAGAGAGTCTCTATCTGCAAGCCGCCGAGCTGTTGTCTTACCATCTGAACTTTAATTACGAGGATTACTTCGAGCATTCCGTTCAGAAGGATTTCGGGATTGTTATCAAGCGGCATCTCAAGCACGGGCTCCCGATCGAGTCCGTTATCGAATACGAGCAACGCTGGGAGATCGATTTGTTCAAACAACCGTACCGCTGCGTGTTGACGGATTTCCCTTTAACCTTGCAATCCGAAGTTCGCGCGGAAAAACTGGAGTGTTTAAAGAAGGAATATTTAAGCCATGCGCGGTTACAGGAACTAAAGGGGATTCATTTCGTCGTAGACGAAGGGGTCGTTTCCTTATTTCCCGAACGAACGGAAGATGGCGGAGAAAGCTTGATCTCGGCTCTTGATTCGTGCTTCTCGGGGAAAGCCGACCGGGCGGAAGTGCCGACCGTGTCGATCAGCAGCAGGAAAAAGAAGCTCGAGCAGCTGTTCGAAGCCTTCGACGAATGCAGGGAAACCCATCGGTTGGCCAAGGACTGGGGAATGAACGACAAGTTGCTCAAATTCGAAACGCTGGACATGGCGTTTATTTTCGAATCGGTACCCAAGGAAAAAATGAAAACCTATTGCGCTCGTTGGTTAGGCGGGCTGTTGGGAAGAGATCCGGAATACGTGCAGGAAATGCTGAGGACTCTTGAAACTTATTTGGACAACGACGGGCAATTAAACGAAACGGCTAAGAGGCTGTTCATTCACCGGAATACGGCGACGTATCGAATCGAGAAGCTCGGCGAATTGCTCGACGTGGATTTCAAGAGTATCGACGATCTGCTGAGGTTGAAGTTGGCTTTCTTGTTCAGGAGGCTTCTCAATCGGGAGAACTCCGCTTCGGAACGCATACGGTAA
- a CDS encoding nucleotidyltransferase family protein → MRLRMAGIYLAAGQSSRMTVPKLSLELAPGKRLGAIALMEMMACTYLDSVAVVVRDNDELRWMPGPEELNERTSKLKVVTCSQAPLGMSYSIREGLQAVLPSDPQAIIVVLADQPFITAKLLDRLANAYAENRTLDYVACACGPISMPPALFAPSTFDALDRLHGDAGARKLFVSSDYQGERVEVDSDYTFADVDSPSDLERARRYWAEWIRASGSSGNIRASVVSDS, encoded by the coding sequence TTGCGATTACGAATGGCGGGAATCTACTTGGCGGCTGGGCAGAGCAGCAGAATGACCGTTCCGAAGCTTTCTTTGGAGCTTGCGCCAGGTAAGCGATTAGGAGCGATCGCGCTCATGGAAATGATGGCCTGTACCTACCTGGATTCGGTTGCGGTAGTCGTCCGGGATAATGATGAGCTAAGGTGGATGCCAGGACCCGAGGAGTTGAACGAACGTACATCGAAGCTGAAGGTCGTTACTTGCAGTCAAGCTCCACTGGGGATGTCTTACTCGATTCGCGAGGGATTGCAGGCGGTGCTTCCGTCCGACCCGCAAGCGATTATCGTCGTCTTAGCGGATCAACCTTTCATTACGGCTAAATTGCTGGATCGTTTGGCTAATGCCTATGCGGAAAATCGGACTTTGGATTACGTGGCTTGCGCTTGCGGCCCGATCTCCATGCCTCCGGCCTTATTCGCTCCGAGCACGTTCGATGCTTTGGACCGTTTGCATGGGGATGCGGGCGCGCGTAAACTATTCGTCTCTTCCGATTATCAGGGAGAACGGGTGGAAGTAGATTCTGATTATACATTCGCGGACGTGGATTCGCCTTCCGATCTAGAGCGGGCCAGGCGCTATTGGGCGGAATGGATTCGGGCTTCCGGTAGTTCCGGCAATATTCGGGCTTCCGTCGTTTCGGATTCATAA
- a CDS encoding XdhC family protein yields the protein MDNFSILAYAHESGKPAVLATLLHAEGHSYRKAGACMLLLSDGSRIGSLSPGCLESDLHERVGDLLLSGEAELIAYNLIPEEDAIWGQSMGCGGILQILLEPLGDAAMDLLKQAYLKVEAGFELEWLRYSSGRRIEYAVRSSIPGSNRDNAHSGNEWRNPLFSTRFAPRSRLFVFGADEGTIPIVRLARDVGFRVAVGDWRVILCNSQRYPNAELAVGSTEKIIAALNLSSTDYILICSHQIAKDREMLEGILPLKPSYLGIMGSASRIDRLLEGVPPMDFIHAPVGIAIGADGPEEIAVSITAQLIAVRKARRRERGVGGIAITNGGNLLGGWAEQQNDRSEAFFGACAR from the coding sequence ATGGATAACTTCTCGATATTGGCCTATGCGCATGAATCAGGCAAACCGGCTGTGTTGGCGACTTTGCTGCATGCGGAAGGTCACTCCTACCGCAAAGCCGGAGCTTGCATGCTGCTCTTGTCCGACGGAAGCCGGATAGGGAGTCTGAGTCCCGGGTGCCTGGAATCCGATCTGCATGAAAGGGTCGGAGATCTCCTGTTATCAGGCGAAGCCGAGCTGATCGCTTACAACCTTATCCCGGAAGAGGATGCGATCTGGGGACAATCGATGGGATGCGGCGGGATCCTTCAAATTTTGCTGGAGCCGCTGGGAGATGCTGCAATGGATTTACTCAAGCAAGCTTATCTCAAGGTGGAAGCGGGTTTCGAGTTGGAATGGTTAAGGTACTCTTCCGGGCGCCGCATCGAGTATGCCGTCAGATCTTCCATACCTGGCAGTAATCGGGATAATGCGCATTCAGGTAACGAATGGCGTAATCCGTTGTTCTCGACGCGATTTGCACCTCGGAGCAGGTTGTTCGTGTTCGGTGCCGACGAGGGGACGATACCGATCGTTCGATTAGCAAGAGACGTCGGTTTCCGGGTTGCGGTTGGGGATTGGAGGGTGATCTTATGCAATTCGCAACGATATCCGAATGCGGAGCTTGCGGTTGGATCGACCGAGAAGATCATCGCTGCATTAAACCTTAGCTCGACTGATTATATATTGATTTGCAGTCATCAGATCGCTAAGGATCGAGAAATGCTAGAGGGGATACTGCCGCTAAAGCCGTCGTACCTTGGTATTATGGGGTCCGCTAGCCGAATCGATCGCCTCCTGGAAGGGGTTCCCCCTATGGACTTCATTCATGCTCCCGTAGGAATCGCTATCGGCGCCGACGGGCCGGAGGAAATCGCGGTCAGCATCACGGCGCAATTAATCGCGGTAAGGAAAGCGCGGAGAAGAGAACGGGGAGTGGGCGGCATTGCGATTACGAATGGCGGGAATCTACTTGGCGGCTGGGCAGAGCAGCAGAATGACCGTTCCGAAGCTTTCTTTGGAGCTTGCGCCAGGTAA
- a CDS encoding FAD binding domain-containing protein — translation MAFGQDDNIRSPSVWHPRDTTEAWTYKKLLDADAVYVAGGTLLRTQWESGAVPVPKHMIDLSSIPGMTGITIDEHSLTIGALTTLGTCRYDAHVNKLFPILVDAIRSIAATSVRNLATIGGNVASRVGDSLPAFIVCYADFEWNTGFSPMTEDSSEWVERIQVQMPKASHLLTRIRLPLFAETDTVPKRFGAYHKVGRREAFAPSLVTVALNGGMKADGRVANIAIAAGGGQTIPHRLHAAEKLLKGEFLSKELLREVHHAIMAGYKPKTDPFATDAYRKKTAANLIVTELWKAYLDWTNEGREPNGAKSIV, via the coding sequence ATGGCTTTCGGGCAAGATGACAACATTCGGTCTCCCTCCGTATGGCACCCTCGGGATACGACGGAGGCATGGACGTACAAGAAGTTGCTTGACGCGGATGCGGTGTACGTGGCAGGGGGGACGCTGCTGAGAACGCAATGGGAATCGGGGGCGGTTCCCGTGCCGAAACATATGATCGACTTAAGCTCTATTCCCGGAATGACGGGGATTACGATAGATGAGCATTCGCTTACGATAGGCGCGCTTACGACGCTCGGGACCTGTCGTTACGATGCCCACGTCAACAAGCTTTTCCCGATACTGGTCGATGCTATCCGTTCGATCGCGGCAACGTCGGTGAGGAACTTGGCTACGATCGGAGGGAACGTCGCTTCGCGCGTCGGAGATTCTCTTCCGGCCTTTATCGTTTGTTATGCCGATTTCGAATGGAATACGGGGTTTAGCCCGATGACGGAAGATTCATCGGAATGGGTCGAACGGATACAGGTTCAAATGCCTAAAGCTTCCCATTTGTTAACCCGTATTCGCCTTCCTTTATTCGCGGAGACGGATACCGTGCCGAAGAGATTCGGAGCTTATCATAAAGTAGGGCGTAGGGAAGCTTTTGCGCCGTCTCTCGTTACGGTCGCCCTCAACGGTGGAATGAAAGCGGACGGGAGAGTAGCGAACATCGCCATCGCGGCAGGCGGAGGACAAACGATTCCTCATCGGCTGCACGCGGCTGAGAAGCTATTGAAAGGCGAGTTTTTGAGCAAAGAGCTTCTGAGAGAGGTACATCATGCGATCATGGCCGGTTATAAGCCGAAAACGGATCCTTTTGCAACGGATGCCTACCGAAAGAAAACGGCCGCGAATCTGATCGTAACCGAGCTATGGAAAGCTTACCTTGATTGGACGAACGAGGGGAGGGAGCCGAATGGCGCTAAGTCGATCGTCTAG